From Cydia fagiglandana chromosome 6, ilCydFagi1.1, whole genome shotgun sequence, the proteins below share one genomic window:
- the LOC134665257 gene encoding serine/threonine-protein kinase tousled-like 2 isoform X7, translating to MHFKEAFTMNDRPSERGRRNSRCKGVGVKMEHFQAALDPRKQELLEARFLGAKVKAGEIETQRAPDYKAMSAGAQIQMAPQTTVNTGQPLHNQDSNMSTGSSYSDKEIDALTPEKTAAMRGSTVGPGIALVPPSGATPTIAVPERKRKRKGDEGVGGGGGVGGKQRHNSSDKSIRDHLSKHPSSSPVRLTGAKSPSPQGGNYPMRIQELETQASSDLELRNNRIEELTRSNEELKHQVQAQSKVIEQHKSHINKCIDVVKKLLNEKSTIEKKEARQRCMQNRLRLGQFVTQRVGATFQENWTDGYAFQELTRRQEEITAEKEEIDRQKKLLLKKRPSNSEGGGGRGKRTASAAPATPQPPPLHNGTDAPTFLKPDPLPSMTWQEYYEADEILKLRQSALKKEDADLQLEMEKLERERNLHIRELKRIHNEDQSRFSQHPVLSERYLLLMLLGKGGFSEVHKAFDLREQRYTACKVHQLNKDWKEDKKANYIKHALREYNIHKALDHPRIVKLYDVFEIDGNSFCTVLEYCNGHDLDFYLKQHKTIPEREARSIVMQVVSALKYLNEIKPPVIHYDLKPGNILLTEGNVCGEIKITDFGLSKVMDEENYNPDHGMDLTSQGAGTYWYLPPECFVVGKNPPKISSKVDVWSVGVIFYQCLYGKKPFGHNQSQATILEENTILKATEVQFANKPTVSNEAKSFIRACLAYRKEERIDVFGLARHEYLQPPVPKPRGAGAAGGAAGAGATLAAAPASFSAANMFAAGSSS from the exons ATGTCAGCTGGGGCACAAATTCAAATGGCACCACAAACTACTGTCAACACGGGGCAGCCACTACACAATCAGGACTCCAATATGAGCACAG GGTCATCATATAGTGATAAGGAAATTGATGCACTAACTCCTGAGAAAACGGCAGCTATGCGAGGCTCCACTGTAGGTCCAGGCATAGCGCTGGTCCCGCCAAGTGGTGCCACGCCAACAATAGCTGTACCTGAGAGGAAAAGAAAACGGAAAG GTGATGAAGGTGTTGGCGGGGGAGGAGGAGTGGGAGGCAAGCAGAGGCACAACTCCTCGGACAAGAGCATCCGGGATCACCTCTCCAAGCACCCCTCCTCCAGTCCCGTGCGGCTCACTGGCGCCAAATCCCCCTCGCCTCAGGGCGGCAACTATCCTATG AGGATACAAGAGTTAGAAACTCAAGCGTCGTCTGACTTAGAGCTAAGGAATAATAGAATAGAAGAATTAACAAGGAGTAATGAAGAACTGAAGCATCAGGTTCAAGCGCAGAGCAAA GTAATAGAGCAACATAAGTCACACATTAATAAGTGTATAGATGTTGTGAAGAAACTATTAaatgagaaaagcactatagaGAAGAAGGAAGCCCGGCAGCGGTGTATGCAGAACCGGCTAAGGCTCGGCCAGTTCGTCACGCAGCGCGTCGGCGCCACGTTTCAAGAGAATTGGACTGATGGATATGCGTTCCAGGAATTAACGAG GCGGCAGGAGGAGATCACGGCGGAGAAGGAGGAGATCGACCGGCAGAAGAAGCTGCTGCTGAAGAAGCGGCCCTCCAACAGCGagggcggcggcggccgcggcaAGCGCACGGCCAGCGCGGCGCCCGCCAcgccgcagccgccgccgctGCACAACGGCACCGACGCACCCACCTTCCTCAAGCCCGACCCGCTGCCCAGCATGACCTGGCAGGAGTACTACGAGGCCGACGAGATACTCAAG CTGCGGCAAAGCGCGCTGAAGAAGGAGGACGCAGACCTGCAGCTGGAGATGGAGAAGCTGGAGCGCGAGCGCAACCTGCACATCCGCGAGCTCAAGCGGATACACAACGAGGACCAGAGCCGCTTCTCGCAGCACCCCGTACTCTCTGAGCG GTACCTGCTGCTAATGCTGCTGGGCAAGGGCGGGTTCAGCGAGGTGCACAAGGCGTTCGACCTGCGCGAGCAGCGCTACACCGCCTGCAAGGTGCACCAGCTCAACAAGGACTGGAAGGAGGACAAGAAGGCCAACTATATTAA ACACGCGCTGCGGGAGTACAACATCCACAAGGCGCTGGACCACCCTAGGATCGTGAAGCTGTACGACGTGTTCGAGATCGACGGCAACTCCTTCTGCACCGTGCTCGAGTACTGCAACGGCCACGATCTCGACTTCTATCTGAAACAG CACAAGACGATCCCGGAGCGAGAGGCGCGCTCGATCGTGATGCAGGTGGTCTCCGCGCTGAAGTATCTGAACGAGATCAAGCCGCCCGTGATCCACTACGACCTGAAGCCCGGCAACATCCTGCTCACCGAGGGCAACGTGTGCGGCGAGATCAAGATCACGGACTTCGGCCTCTCCAAGGTCATGGACGAGGAGAACTACAACCCTGACCACGGGATGGACCTCACCAGCCAGGGCGCGGGCACTTACTG GTATTTACCACCTGAGTGCTTCGTCGTCGGCAAAAACCCACCAAAGATCAGCAGCAAAGTGGACGTGTGGAGCGTGGGCGTGATCTTCTACCAGTGCCTGTACGGCAAGAAGCCGTTCGGGCACAACCAGAGCCAGGCCACCATCCTCGAGGAGAACACCATCCTCAAGGCCACCGAGGTGCAGTTCGCCAACAAACCCACTGTCAGCAATGAGGCTAAG AGCTTTATCCGCGCGTGCCTGGCGTACCGCAAGGAGGAGCGCATCGACGTGTTCGGGCTGGCGCGGCACGAGTACCTGCAGCCGCCGGTGCCCAAGccgcgcggcgccggcgcggcgggcggcgcggccggCGCGGGCGCCACGctggcggcggcgccggcgtccTTCAGCGCCGCCAACATGTTCGCGGCCGGCTCCTCCTCCtag
- the LOC134665257 gene encoding serine/threonine-protein kinase tousled-like 2 isoform X4 → MTEKVLYPGVGVKMEHFQAALDPRKQELLEARFLGAKVKAGEIETQRAPDYKAMSAGAQIQMAPQTTVNTGQPLHNQDSNMSTGSSYSDKEIDALTPEKTAAMRGSTVGPGIALVPPSGATPTIAVPERKRKRKGDEGVGGGGGVGGKQRHNSSDKSIRDHLSKHPSSSPVRLTGAKSPSPQGGNYPMYPPSPSSLLPSGADFLRSTSQQRPHTSVKQVQTELTCQRIQELETQASSDLELRNNRIEELTRSNEELKHQVQAQSKVIEQHKSHINKCIDVVKKLLNEKSTIEKKEARQRCMQNRLRLGQFVTQRVGATFQENWTDGYAFQELTRRQEEITAEKEEIDRQKKLLLKKRPSNSEGGGGRGKRTASAAPATPQPPPLHNGTDAPTFLKPDPLPSMTWQEYYEADEILKLRQSALKKEDADLQLEMEKLERERNLHIRELKRIHNEDQSRFSQHPVLSERYLLLMLLGKGGFSEVHKAFDLREQRYTACKVHQLNKDWKEDKKANYIKHALREYNIHKALDHPRIVKLYDVFEIDGNSFCTVLEYCNGHDLDFYLKQHKTIPEREARSIVMQVVSALKYLNEIKPPVIHYDLKPGNILLTEGNVCGEIKITDFGLSKVMDEENYNPDHGMDLTSQGAGTYWYLPPECFVVGKNPPKISSKVDVWSVGVIFYQCLYGKKPFGHNQSQATILEENTILKATEVQFANKPTVSNEAKSFIRACLAYRKEERIDVFGLARHEYLQPPVPKPRGAGAAGGAAGAGATLAAAPASFSAANMFAAGSSS, encoded by the exons ATGTCAGCTGGGGCACAAATTCAAATGGCACCACAAACTACTGTCAACACGGGGCAGCCACTACACAATCAGGACTCCAATATGAGCACAG GGTCATCATATAGTGATAAGGAAATTGATGCACTAACTCCTGAGAAAACGGCAGCTATGCGAGGCTCCACTGTAGGTCCAGGCATAGCGCTGGTCCCGCCAAGTGGTGCCACGCCAACAATAGCTGTACCTGAGAGGAAAAGAAAACGGAAAG GTGATGAAGGTGTTGGCGGGGGAGGAGGAGTGGGAGGCAAGCAGAGGCACAACTCCTCGGACAAGAGCATCCGGGATCACCTCTCCAAGCACCCCTCCTCCAGTCCCGTGCGGCTCACTGGCGCCAAATCCCCCTCGCCTCAGGGCGGCAACTATCCTATG TACCCACCGTCACCCTCTTCATTGCTGCCTTCGGGAGCGGACTTTTTACGTTCCACTTCTCAGCAGCGGCCTCACACATCTGTTAAACAG GTTCAAACTGAACTGACATGCCAGAGGATACAAGAGTTAGAAACTCAAGCGTCGTCTGACTTAGAGCTAAGGAATAATAGAATAGAAGAATTAACAAGGAGTAATGAAGAACTGAAGCATCAGGTTCAAGCGCAGAGCAAA GTAATAGAGCAACATAAGTCACACATTAATAAGTGTATAGATGTTGTGAAGAAACTATTAaatgagaaaagcactatagaGAAGAAGGAAGCCCGGCAGCGGTGTATGCAGAACCGGCTAAGGCTCGGCCAGTTCGTCACGCAGCGCGTCGGCGCCACGTTTCAAGAGAATTGGACTGATGGATATGCGTTCCAGGAATTAACGAG GCGGCAGGAGGAGATCACGGCGGAGAAGGAGGAGATCGACCGGCAGAAGAAGCTGCTGCTGAAGAAGCGGCCCTCCAACAGCGagggcggcggcggccgcggcaAGCGCACGGCCAGCGCGGCGCCCGCCAcgccgcagccgccgccgctGCACAACGGCACCGACGCACCCACCTTCCTCAAGCCCGACCCGCTGCCCAGCATGACCTGGCAGGAGTACTACGAGGCCGACGAGATACTCAAG CTGCGGCAAAGCGCGCTGAAGAAGGAGGACGCAGACCTGCAGCTGGAGATGGAGAAGCTGGAGCGCGAGCGCAACCTGCACATCCGCGAGCTCAAGCGGATACACAACGAGGACCAGAGCCGCTTCTCGCAGCACCCCGTACTCTCTGAGCG GTACCTGCTGCTAATGCTGCTGGGCAAGGGCGGGTTCAGCGAGGTGCACAAGGCGTTCGACCTGCGCGAGCAGCGCTACACCGCCTGCAAGGTGCACCAGCTCAACAAGGACTGGAAGGAGGACAAGAAGGCCAACTATATTAA ACACGCGCTGCGGGAGTACAACATCCACAAGGCGCTGGACCACCCTAGGATCGTGAAGCTGTACGACGTGTTCGAGATCGACGGCAACTCCTTCTGCACCGTGCTCGAGTACTGCAACGGCCACGATCTCGACTTCTATCTGAAACAG CACAAGACGATCCCGGAGCGAGAGGCGCGCTCGATCGTGATGCAGGTGGTCTCCGCGCTGAAGTATCTGAACGAGATCAAGCCGCCCGTGATCCACTACGACCTGAAGCCCGGCAACATCCTGCTCACCGAGGGCAACGTGTGCGGCGAGATCAAGATCACGGACTTCGGCCTCTCCAAGGTCATGGACGAGGAGAACTACAACCCTGACCACGGGATGGACCTCACCAGCCAGGGCGCGGGCACTTACTG GTATTTACCACCTGAGTGCTTCGTCGTCGGCAAAAACCCACCAAAGATCAGCAGCAAAGTGGACGTGTGGAGCGTGGGCGTGATCTTCTACCAGTGCCTGTACGGCAAGAAGCCGTTCGGGCACAACCAGAGCCAGGCCACCATCCTCGAGGAGAACACCATCCTCAAGGCCACCGAGGTGCAGTTCGCCAACAAACCCACTGTCAGCAATGAGGCTAAG AGCTTTATCCGCGCGTGCCTGGCGTACCGCAAGGAGGAGCGCATCGACGTGTTCGGGCTGGCGCGGCACGAGTACCTGCAGCCGCCGGTGCCCAAGccgcgcggcgccggcgcggcgggcggcgcggccggCGCGGGCGCCACGctggcggcggcgccggcgtccTTCAGCGCCGCCAACATGTTCGCGGCCGGCTCCTCCTCCtag
- the LOC134665257 gene encoding serine/threonine-protein kinase tousled-like 2 isoform X6 gives MTEKVLYPGVGVKMEHFQAALDPRKQELLEARFLGAKMSAGAQIQMAPQTTVNTGQPLHNQDSNMSTGSSYSDKEIDALTPEKTAAMRGSTVGPGIALVPPSGATPTIAVPERKRKRKGDEGVGGGGGVGGKQRHNSSDKSIRDHLSKHPSSSPVRLTGAKSPSPQGGNYPMYPPSPSSLLPSGADFLRSTSQQRPHTSVKQVQTELTCQRIQELETQASSDLELRNNRIEELTRSNEELKHQVQAQSKVIEQHKSHINKCIDVVKKLLNEKSTIEKKEARQRCMQNRLRLGQFVTQRVGATFQENWTDGYAFQELTRRQEEITAEKEEIDRQKKLLLKKRPSNSEGGGGRGKRTASAAPATPQPPPLHNGTDAPTFLKPDPLPSMTWQEYYEADEILKLRQSALKKEDADLQLEMEKLERERNLHIRELKRIHNEDQSRFSQHPVLSERYLLLMLLGKGGFSEVHKAFDLREQRYTACKVHQLNKDWKEDKKANYIKHALREYNIHKALDHPRIVKLYDVFEIDGNSFCTVLEYCNGHDLDFYLKQHKTIPEREARSIVMQVVSALKYLNEIKPPVIHYDLKPGNILLTEGNVCGEIKITDFGLSKVMDEENYNPDHGMDLTSQGAGTYWYLPPECFVVGKNPPKISSKVDVWSVGVIFYQCLYGKKPFGHNQSQATILEENTILKATEVQFANKPTVSNEAKSFIRACLAYRKEERIDVFGLARHEYLQPPVPKPRGAGAAGGAAGAGATLAAAPASFSAANMFAAGSSS, from the exons ATGTCAGCTGGGGCACAAATTCAAATGGCACCACAAACTACTGTCAACACGGGGCAGCCACTACACAATCAGGACTCCAATATGAGCACAG GGTCATCATATAGTGATAAGGAAATTGATGCACTAACTCCTGAGAAAACGGCAGCTATGCGAGGCTCCACTGTAGGTCCAGGCATAGCGCTGGTCCCGCCAAGTGGTGCCACGCCAACAATAGCTGTACCTGAGAGGAAAAGAAAACGGAAAG GTGATGAAGGTGTTGGCGGGGGAGGAGGAGTGGGAGGCAAGCAGAGGCACAACTCCTCGGACAAGAGCATCCGGGATCACCTCTCCAAGCACCCCTCCTCCAGTCCCGTGCGGCTCACTGGCGCCAAATCCCCCTCGCCTCAGGGCGGCAACTATCCTATG TACCCACCGTCACCCTCTTCATTGCTGCCTTCGGGAGCGGACTTTTTACGTTCCACTTCTCAGCAGCGGCCTCACACATCTGTTAAACAG GTTCAAACTGAACTGACATGCCAGAGGATACAAGAGTTAGAAACTCAAGCGTCGTCTGACTTAGAGCTAAGGAATAATAGAATAGAAGAATTAACAAGGAGTAATGAAGAACTGAAGCATCAGGTTCAAGCGCAGAGCAAA GTAATAGAGCAACATAAGTCACACATTAATAAGTGTATAGATGTTGTGAAGAAACTATTAaatgagaaaagcactatagaGAAGAAGGAAGCCCGGCAGCGGTGTATGCAGAACCGGCTAAGGCTCGGCCAGTTCGTCACGCAGCGCGTCGGCGCCACGTTTCAAGAGAATTGGACTGATGGATATGCGTTCCAGGAATTAACGAG GCGGCAGGAGGAGATCACGGCGGAGAAGGAGGAGATCGACCGGCAGAAGAAGCTGCTGCTGAAGAAGCGGCCCTCCAACAGCGagggcggcggcggccgcggcaAGCGCACGGCCAGCGCGGCGCCCGCCAcgccgcagccgccgccgctGCACAACGGCACCGACGCACCCACCTTCCTCAAGCCCGACCCGCTGCCCAGCATGACCTGGCAGGAGTACTACGAGGCCGACGAGATACTCAAG CTGCGGCAAAGCGCGCTGAAGAAGGAGGACGCAGACCTGCAGCTGGAGATGGAGAAGCTGGAGCGCGAGCGCAACCTGCACATCCGCGAGCTCAAGCGGATACACAACGAGGACCAGAGCCGCTTCTCGCAGCACCCCGTACTCTCTGAGCG GTACCTGCTGCTAATGCTGCTGGGCAAGGGCGGGTTCAGCGAGGTGCACAAGGCGTTCGACCTGCGCGAGCAGCGCTACACCGCCTGCAAGGTGCACCAGCTCAACAAGGACTGGAAGGAGGACAAGAAGGCCAACTATATTAA ACACGCGCTGCGGGAGTACAACATCCACAAGGCGCTGGACCACCCTAGGATCGTGAAGCTGTACGACGTGTTCGAGATCGACGGCAACTCCTTCTGCACCGTGCTCGAGTACTGCAACGGCCACGATCTCGACTTCTATCTGAAACAG CACAAGACGATCCCGGAGCGAGAGGCGCGCTCGATCGTGATGCAGGTGGTCTCCGCGCTGAAGTATCTGAACGAGATCAAGCCGCCCGTGATCCACTACGACCTGAAGCCCGGCAACATCCTGCTCACCGAGGGCAACGTGTGCGGCGAGATCAAGATCACGGACTTCGGCCTCTCCAAGGTCATGGACGAGGAGAACTACAACCCTGACCACGGGATGGACCTCACCAGCCAGGGCGCGGGCACTTACTG GTATTTACCACCTGAGTGCTTCGTCGTCGGCAAAAACCCACCAAAGATCAGCAGCAAAGTGGACGTGTGGAGCGTGGGCGTGATCTTCTACCAGTGCCTGTACGGCAAGAAGCCGTTCGGGCACAACCAGAGCCAGGCCACCATCCTCGAGGAGAACACCATCCTCAAGGCCACCGAGGTGCAGTTCGCCAACAAACCCACTGTCAGCAATGAGGCTAAG AGCTTTATCCGCGCGTGCCTGGCGTACCGCAAGGAGGAGCGCATCGACGTGTTCGGGCTGGCGCGGCACGAGTACCTGCAGCCGCCGGTGCCCAAGccgcgcggcgccggcgcggcgggcggcgcggccggCGCGGGCGCCACGctggcggcggcgccggcgtccTTCAGCGCCGCCAACATGTTCGCGGCCGGCTCCTCCTCCtag
- the LOC134665257 gene encoding serine/threonine-protein kinase tousled-like 2 isoform X2 has protein sequence MHFKEAFTMNDRPSERGRRNSRCKGVGVKMEHFQAALDPRKQELLEARFLGAKVKAGEIETQRAPDYKAMSAGAQIQMAPQTTVNTGQPLHNQDSNMSTGSSYSDKEIDALTPEKTAAMRGSTVGPGIALVPPSGATPTIAVPERKRKRKGDEGVGGGGGVGGKQRHNSSDKSIRDHLSKHPSSSPVRLTGAKSPSPQGGNYPMYPPSPSSLLPSGADFLRSTSQQRPHTSVKQRIQELETQASSDLELRNNRIEELTRSNEELKHQVQAQSKVIEQHKSHINKCIDVVKKLLNEKSTIEKKEARQRCMQNRLRLGQFVTQRVGATFQENWTDGYAFQELTRRQEEITAEKEEIDRQKKLLLKKRPSNSEGGGGRGKRTASAAPATPQPPPLHNGTDAPTFLKPDPLPSMTWQEYYEADEILKLRQSALKKEDADLQLEMEKLERERNLHIRELKRIHNEDQSRFSQHPVLSERYLLLMLLGKGGFSEVHKAFDLREQRYTACKVHQLNKDWKEDKKANYIKHALREYNIHKALDHPRIVKLYDVFEIDGNSFCTVLEYCNGHDLDFYLKQHKTIPEREARSIVMQVVSALKYLNEIKPPVIHYDLKPGNILLTEGNVCGEIKITDFGLSKVMDEENYNPDHGMDLTSQGAGTYWYLPPECFVVGKNPPKISSKVDVWSVGVIFYQCLYGKKPFGHNQSQATILEENTILKATEVQFANKPTVSNEAKSFIRACLAYRKEERIDVFGLARHEYLQPPVPKPRGAGAAGGAAGAGATLAAAPASFSAANMFAAGSSS, from the exons ATGTCAGCTGGGGCACAAATTCAAATGGCACCACAAACTACTGTCAACACGGGGCAGCCACTACACAATCAGGACTCCAATATGAGCACAG GGTCATCATATAGTGATAAGGAAATTGATGCACTAACTCCTGAGAAAACGGCAGCTATGCGAGGCTCCACTGTAGGTCCAGGCATAGCGCTGGTCCCGCCAAGTGGTGCCACGCCAACAATAGCTGTACCTGAGAGGAAAAGAAAACGGAAAG GTGATGAAGGTGTTGGCGGGGGAGGAGGAGTGGGAGGCAAGCAGAGGCACAACTCCTCGGACAAGAGCATCCGGGATCACCTCTCCAAGCACCCCTCCTCCAGTCCCGTGCGGCTCACTGGCGCCAAATCCCCCTCGCCTCAGGGCGGCAACTATCCTATG TACCCACCGTCACCCTCTTCATTGCTGCCTTCGGGAGCGGACTTTTTACGTTCCACTTCTCAGCAGCGGCCTCACACATCTGTTAAACAG AGGATACAAGAGTTAGAAACTCAAGCGTCGTCTGACTTAGAGCTAAGGAATAATAGAATAGAAGAATTAACAAGGAGTAATGAAGAACTGAAGCATCAGGTTCAAGCGCAGAGCAAA GTAATAGAGCAACATAAGTCACACATTAATAAGTGTATAGATGTTGTGAAGAAACTATTAaatgagaaaagcactatagaGAAGAAGGAAGCCCGGCAGCGGTGTATGCAGAACCGGCTAAGGCTCGGCCAGTTCGTCACGCAGCGCGTCGGCGCCACGTTTCAAGAGAATTGGACTGATGGATATGCGTTCCAGGAATTAACGAG GCGGCAGGAGGAGATCACGGCGGAGAAGGAGGAGATCGACCGGCAGAAGAAGCTGCTGCTGAAGAAGCGGCCCTCCAACAGCGagggcggcggcggccgcggcaAGCGCACGGCCAGCGCGGCGCCCGCCAcgccgcagccgccgccgctGCACAACGGCACCGACGCACCCACCTTCCTCAAGCCCGACCCGCTGCCCAGCATGACCTGGCAGGAGTACTACGAGGCCGACGAGATACTCAAG CTGCGGCAAAGCGCGCTGAAGAAGGAGGACGCAGACCTGCAGCTGGAGATGGAGAAGCTGGAGCGCGAGCGCAACCTGCACATCCGCGAGCTCAAGCGGATACACAACGAGGACCAGAGCCGCTTCTCGCAGCACCCCGTACTCTCTGAGCG GTACCTGCTGCTAATGCTGCTGGGCAAGGGCGGGTTCAGCGAGGTGCACAAGGCGTTCGACCTGCGCGAGCAGCGCTACACCGCCTGCAAGGTGCACCAGCTCAACAAGGACTGGAAGGAGGACAAGAAGGCCAACTATATTAA ACACGCGCTGCGGGAGTACAACATCCACAAGGCGCTGGACCACCCTAGGATCGTGAAGCTGTACGACGTGTTCGAGATCGACGGCAACTCCTTCTGCACCGTGCTCGAGTACTGCAACGGCCACGATCTCGACTTCTATCTGAAACAG CACAAGACGATCCCGGAGCGAGAGGCGCGCTCGATCGTGATGCAGGTGGTCTCCGCGCTGAAGTATCTGAACGAGATCAAGCCGCCCGTGATCCACTACGACCTGAAGCCCGGCAACATCCTGCTCACCGAGGGCAACGTGTGCGGCGAGATCAAGATCACGGACTTCGGCCTCTCCAAGGTCATGGACGAGGAGAACTACAACCCTGACCACGGGATGGACCTCACCAGCCAGGGCGCGGGCACTTACTG GTATTTACCACCTGAGTGCTTCGTCGTCGGCAAAAACCCACCAAAGATCAGCAGCAAAGTGGACGTGTGGAGCGTGGGCGTGATCTTCTACCAGTGCCTGTACGGCAAGAAGCCGTTCGGGCACAACCAGAGCCAGGCCACCATCCTCGAGGAGAACACCATCCTCAAGGCCACCGAGGTGCAGTTCGCCAACAAACCCACTGTCAGCAATGAGGCTAAG AGCTTTATCCGCGCGTGCCTGGCGTACCGCAAGGAGGAGCGCATCGACGTGTTCGGGCTGGCGCGGCACGAGTACCTGCAGCCGCCGGTGCCCAAGccgcgcggcgccggcgcggcgggcggcgcggccggCGCGGGCGCCACGctggcggcggcgccggcgtccTTCAGCGCCGCCAACATGTTCGCGGCCGGCTCCTCCTCCtag